In Burkholderia sp. WP9, a genomic segment contains:
- the xdhA gene encoding xanthine dehydrogenase small subunit — protein MTTQTIRFYHQGSVREVADVPASRTVLQHLREDLHCTGTKEGCAEGDCGACTVVVGELDAHGGLALKAVNACIQFLPTLDGRALFTVEDLRAADGALHPVQQAMVDCHGSQCGFCTPGFVMSMWALYENQPAAAGLPTRDEINAALSGNLCRCTGYRPIVDASQKMFDYPQYPRVTLDRQAVADKLRALQRRDTFEYHAPDTRGVEFGSPAFYAPISLDAFAKLRADHPHARLLAGSTDVGLWVTKQFRDLGDILYIGNVAELKTIERDAQTLTIGAAVTLEDAYAALAVDYPELAELWTRFASLPIRNAGTLGGNVANGSPIGDSMPALLALGAEVVLRHGPQSRTLPLDAFYLGYQKTALAAGEFVAALRVPRPVGNLRFRTYKVSKRYDQDISAVCAAFALHVGANGSIEEARIAFGGMAATPQRAAQTEAALNGATWDESTARQAMNALVADYQPLTDMRASSAYRLKVARNLLWRFHLETRDDAPLALFDVNAFAFEAGAPDAAVAKEPS, from the coding sequence ATGACAACGCAAACCATCCGCTTTTATCACCAGGGGTCCGTCCGTGAGGTTGCGGACGTCCCTGCGTCGCGCACCGTGCTTCAGCATCTGCGCGAGGATCTGCATTGCACCGGCACCAAGGAAGGCTGTGCGGAAGGCGACTGCGGCGCCTGCACGGTCGTCGTCGGTGAACTGGACGCGCACGGCGGCCTCGCGCTGAAAGCGGTCAACGCCTGCATCCAGTTCCTGCCCACGCTCGACGGCCGCGCGCTGTTCACGGTCGAAGACCTGCGCGCCGCCGACGGCGCGCTGCATCCCGTGCAGCAAGCCATGGTCGACTGCCACGGTTCGCAATGCGGCTTCTGCACGCCCGGCTTCGTCATGTCGATGTGGGCGCTGTACGAAAACCAGCCGGCCGCCGCCGGCCTGCCCACCCGCGATGAAATCAACGCCGCGCTTTCCGGCAATCTGTGTCGCTGCACTGGCTACCGGCCGATTGTCGACGCCTCGCAGAAGATGTTCGACTACCCGCAATATCCGCGCGTGACGCTCGACCGCCAGGCCGTCGCGGACAAGCTGCGCGCACTGCAACGGCGCGACACCTTCGAATACCATGCACCCGACACGCGCGGCGTCGAGTTCGGCTCACCCGCCTTTTATGCGCCGATCTCGTTGGATGCCTTCGCCAAACTGCGCGCCGACCATCCGCATGCACGACTGCTTGCCGGCAGCACGGACGTCGGCCTGTGGGTCACCAAGCAATTCCGCGATCTCGGCGACATTCTGTATATCGGCAACGTCGCCGAATTGAAGACGATCGAGCGCGACGCGCAGACGCTGACCATCGGCGCCGCCGTCACACTCGAAGACGCGTACGCGGCACTCGCCGTCGACTACCCCGAACTCGCCGAACTGTGGACGCGCTTCGCGTCGCTGCCGATCCGCAATGCCGGCACGCTCGGCGGCAACGTCGCGAACGGCTCGCCGATCGGCGATTCGATGCCGGCGCTGCTCGCGCTCGGCGCGGAAGTCGTGCTGCGCCACGGTCCGCAATCCCGCACGCTCCCGCTCGATGCGTTCTACCTTGGCTATCAGAAAACCGCGCTCGCCGCCGGCGAGTTCGTCGCGGCGCTGCGCGTGCCGCGGCCGGTGGGCAATCTGCGCTTTCGCACCTATAAGGTGTCGAAGCGCTACGATCAGGACATCTCGGCCGTGTGCGCGGCGTTCGCGCTGCACGTCGGCGCAAACGGGAGCATTGAGGAAGCTCGCATCGCGTTCGGCGGCATGGCCGCCACGCCGCAGCGGGCCGCGCAAACCGAAGCGGCCTTGAATGGCGCAACATGGGACGAAAGCACCGCGCGGCAAGCCATGAATGCGCTCGTCGCCGATTACCAGCCGCTCACCGACATGCGCGCTTCGAGCGCCTACCGGCTGAAAGTGGCGCGCAATCTGTTGTGGCGCTTCCACCTCGAAACGCGCGATGACGCGCCCCTCGCCCTCTTCGACGTGAATGCGTTCGCGTTCGAAGCCGGCGCGCCGGACGCCGCCGTTGCGAAGGAGCCGTCGTGA
- a CDS encoding disulfide bond formation protein B, which yields MNNDTAMLRRERSLLVLLALICVALVGGALYLQYFLHEDPCPLCIIQRYFFLLIAIFAFLGARFNSWRGVRLLEVLAALSALGGIVTAARHVYVQANPGFSCGFDALQPLVDSLPPAHWLPGVFKVAGLCETAYPPILGLTLPQWSLVAFVIAFIPLALTLVRNRRRIA from the coding sequence ATGAATAACGACACTGCGATGCTGCGCCGCGAGCGCTCCCTGCTGGTTCTGCTTGCCCTGATCTGCGTCGCCCTGGTGGGCGGCGCGCTGTATCTGCAGTACTTCCTGCACGAAGACCCGTGCCCGTTGTGCATCATCCAGCGGTATTTCTTCCTGCTGATCGCGATCTTTGCGTTCCTCGGCGCGCGCTTCAATAGCTGGCGCGGCGTGCGTCTGCTGGAAGTGCTGGCGGCCTTGTCGGCGCTCGGCGGCATCGTGACGGCCGCGCGCCATGTGTATGTCCAGGCCAATCCCGGCTTTAGCTGCGGCTTCGACGCGCTGCAGCCGCTGGTCGACAGCCTGCCGCCCGCGCATTGGCTACCGGGCGTGTTCAAGGTCGCCGGCCTGTGCGAAACGGCTTATCCGCCGATTCTGGGCCTGACGCTGCCGCAATGGTCACTGGTCGCCTTTGTGATCGCGTTCATTCCGTTGGCGCTGACTTTGGTCCGCAACCGCCGCCGGATCGCCTGA
- a CDS encoding amidase, producing MATEFTPFPPLAQLAADLGAGRTTSRALVETALERIADPAGQGAAVFMHVDADSARAAADAHDRLRAAGTVLSPLAGIPVSVKDLFDIEGQPTRAGSVVLADAPAARADAVAVARLKRAGAVLVGRTNMSEFAFSGLGLNPHYGNPLSPYQRGVKGDERISGGSSSGAAASVADGMAAIALGTDTGGSIRIPAALCGLTGFKPTADRIPKQGGVPLSSTLDSFGPIGVSVACCALVDRMLAGLEPRIPAARPLEGVRLGVLTNFVTDGVEPAVAAAVDTALKHLEAAGAIVSEVRFAPLDRLPEINRFGFSPIEAYAWHRPLLEKHRDQYDPRVLVRILKGQPASAADYLDLLAEREAMLAEAARTLWQRFDAVVAPTVPVVPPRVADLVEDDDAFGRTNALILRNPSVFNFLDTCALSLPCHLRGDAPVGLMLAGAPHADDALLAIGRGAEAVLNAIR from the coding sequence ATGGCTACTGAATTCACGCCCTTTCCGCCGCTTGCCCAGCTTGCCGCCGACCTCGGCGCCGGACGCACCACCAGTCGCGCGCTCGTCGAGACGGCGCTCGAGCGGATCGCCGATCCGGCCGGCCAGGGCGCAGCCGTCTTCATGCATGTCGACGCGGACAGCGCCCGCGCCGCCGCCGACGCGCACGACCGGCTGCGCGCCGCCGGCACGGTGCTGTCGCCGCTCGCCGGGATTCCGGTGTCGGTCAAGGACCTGTTCGATATCGAAGGCCAGCCGACTCGCGCCGGTTCCGTGGTGCTCGCCGACGCCCCCGCCGCCAGGGCGGACGCCGTCGCGGTCGCGCGCCTGAAGCGGGCCGGCGCCGTGCTCGTTGGCCGCACCAACATGAGCGAGTTCGCGTTTTCCGGACTGGGCCTGAACCCGCACTACGGCAATCCGCTGTCCCCGTACCAGCGCGGCGTGAAGGGCGATGAGCGGATTTCGGGCGGTTCGTCGTCGGGCGCGGCGGCTTCCGTCGCGGACGGCATGGCGGCGATCGCGCTCGGCACCGATACCGGCGGCTCGATCCGCATTCCGGCGGCGCTGTGCGGCCTGACCGGCTTCAAACCGACCGCCGACCGCATCCCCAAACAAGGCGGCGTGCCGCTTTCATCGACGCTCGATTCGTTCGGGCCGATCGGCGTGTCGGTGGCGTGCTGCGCGCTGGTGGACCGCATGCTGGCCGGGCTCGAGCCGCGCATTCCGGCCGCCCGCCCGCTCGAAGGCGTGCGACTTGGCGTACTGACGAATTTCGTGACCGACGGCGTGGAGCCGGCGGTCGCCGCGGCGGTCGACACGGCGCTCAAACATCTGGAAGCGGCCGGCGCGATTGTCAGCGAGGTGCGTTTCGCACCGCTCGACCGTTTGCCCGAGATCAACCGCTTCGGGTTCTCGCCGATCGAGGCGTATGCGTGGCATCGTCCGCTGCTGGAAAAGCATCGTGACCAATACGACCCGCGCGTGCTGGTGCGCATTCTGAAAGGTCAGCCGGCCAGCGCCGCCGACTATCTGGATCTGCTCGCCGAACGCGAGGCGATGCTCGCCGAAGCCGCGCGCACGTTGTGGCAGCGTTTCGATGCGGTGGTGGCGCCGACGGTGCCGGTGGTGCCGCCGCGCGTCGCCGATCTGGTCGAGGACGATGACGCGTTTGGTCGCACCAACGCGCTGATTCTGCGCAATCCGAGCGTGTTCAATTTCCTCGACACCTGCGCGCTGTCGCTGCCGTGCCACCTGCGCGGCGACGCACCCGTGGGCCTGATGCTGGCCGGCGCGCCGCACGCCGACGACGCGCTGCTGGCGATCGGCCGCGGCGCCGAAGCGGTGCTGAACGCGATTCGCTGA
- a CDS encoding GntR family transcriptional regulator, which produces MTLLQTARPSRPTRATAAASLAEQAYAFVKREIITMRLRPSEVLNEAELMALTGIGRTPVHQALHRLVHEGMLTIMPRKGIMVRPVSLDDVLAIIDVRLVNESYCVELAARHAQQHDYDTMQALLDRSAVCVAAHDIEGMMDIDREFHLAISAASRNPVLADILRGLHERSLRFWFISLSEPHHLEDVHEEHLELFRLLRERDAEGARQSVQKHIEAFRATLFNRI; this is translated from the coding sequence ATGACGCTTTTGCAGACCGCCCGCCCTTCCAGACCCACCCGAGCGACCGCCGCCGCGAGTCTCGCCGAGCAGGCGTATGCGTTCGTCAAGCGCGAGATCATTACCATGCGCCTGCGGCCGAGCGAGGTGCTCAACGAGGCGGAACTGATGGCGCTAACCGGCATCGGCAGGACACCGGTTCATCAGGCGCTGCACCGGCTGGTGCACGAAGGCATGCTGACCATCATGCCGCGCAAGGGCATCATGGTCCGCCCGGTTTCGCTCGACGACGTGCTGGCGATCATCGACGTGCGCCTCGTCAACGAAAGCTACTGCGTCGAGCTGGCCGCGCGCCACGCGCAACAGCACGATTACGACACGATGCAGGCGCTGCTGGACCGCTCGGCCGTGTGCGTGGCCGCGCACGATATCGAAGGCATGATGGATATCGACCGCGAGTTTCATCTGGCGATCTCGGCCGCCTCGCGCAATCCCGTGCTGGCCGACATCCTGCGCGGGTTGCACGAGCGCTCGCTGCGCTTCTGGTTCATTTCGCTGTCCGAGCCGCATCATCTGGAAGACGTGCACGAGGAACATCTCGAACTGTTTCGCCTGCTGCGTGAACGCGATGCCGAAGGCGCGCGTCAATCGGTGCAAAAACATATCGAAGCGTTCCGCGCGACCCTCTTCAATCGCATTTAA
- a CDS encoding MFS transporter → MSSPSLSAADASSDAWLEAAALRKITWRIMPFLFLVYVLSYLDRVNIGYAKLQFTGDLGLSNAAYGLGAGIFFFGYFVFEVPSNLLLKKFGARATIARITMLWGLLSCLMMFVHSETMFYVLRFFLGVAEAGLVPGVVLYLTFWFPSDRRARMVAVFMAAIPVAGIIGAPLSGFLMSALHEAHGLRGWQWMFLIEGIPSILAGFWALAVLRNTPAEAAWLSDDEKRVILGRLARENSAAAAAGAQHSLAVALRSGRFWLLTLIYFCLVTGNAGFSFWLPQIVKDLGVTNLVTNGFVTAIPYLAAGIGMILIGRSSDITGERRWHYAVCCFIGAAGLLGSASVTNSIPLAVTGLSIAYIGILAGFGIFWSMSTTFLQGTAAVAGIAVINSIANLAGYVSPYVLGIVKDATHSVTFGLVLIAGALIVGGLVTLMMPRVKVQHAAAVSPSRA, encoded by the coding sequence ATGAGCTCCCCTTCGCTATCCGCCGCCGACGCGTCTTCCGACGCGTGGCTCGAAGCCGCCGCCCTGCGCAAGATCACGTGGCGCATCATGCCGTTCCTGTTTCTCGTCTACGTGCTGTCGTATCTGGACCGCGTCAACATCGGTTACGCGAAGCTGCAGTTCACCGGCGACCTCGGCCTGTCGAACGCGGCGTACGGACTCGGCGCGGGGATCTTTTTCTTCGGCTACTTCGTGTTCGAGGTGCCGAGCAATCTGCTGCTGAAGAAGTTCGGCGCGCGCGCCACGATCGCCCGCATCACGATGCTGTGGGGTCTGCTGTCGTGTCTGATGATGTTCGTGCACTCGGAAACGATGTTCTACGTGCTGCGCTTTTTCCTCGGCGTCGCCGAAGCTGGTCTGGTGCCGGGCGTGGTGCTCTACCTGACTTTCTGGTTTCCGTCCGACCGGCGCGCCCGCATGGTCGCCGTGTTCATGGCGGCGATTCCGGTGGCAGGCATTATCGGCGCGCCGTTGTCGGGTTTTCTGATGTCGGCGCTGCATGAAGCGCACGGTTTGCGCGGCTGGCAGTGGATGTTCCTGATCGAAGGCATTCCGTCGATTCTCGCCGGCTTCTGGGCGCTCGCCGTGCTGCGCAACACGCCCGCCGAAGCAGCGTGGCTCAGCGACGACGAAAAGCGCGTGATTCTCGGCCGTCTGGCGCGGGAAAACAGCGCGGCCGCGGCGGCCGGCGCGCAACACAGCCTGGCGGTCGCGTTGCGCTCGGGCCGTTTCTGGCTGCTCACGCTGATCTATTTCTGCCTCGTCACCGGCAATGCGGGCTTCTCGTTCTGGCTGCCGCAGATCGTCAAGGATCTCGGCGTGACGAACCTCGTCACCAACGGTTTTGTGACCGCGATTCCGTATCTGGCGGCGGGCATCGGCATGATCCTGATCGGGCGCTCCTCGGACATCACGGGCGAGCGGCGCTGGCACTACGCGGTGTGCTGCTTCATCGGCGCGGCGGGGCTGCTCGGCAGCGCCTCGGTGACCAACTCGATTCCGCTTGCCGTGACGGGTTTGTCGATCGCGTATATCGGCATCCTCGCGGGCTTCGGCATTTTCTGGTCGATGTCGACGACGTTCCTGCAAGGCACGGCCGCCGTCGCCGGCATTGCCGTGATCAACTCGATCGCGAACCTCGCCGGCTATGTGAGCCCGTATGTGCTCGGCATCGTCAAGGACGCGACGCACAGCGTGACGTTCGGGCTCGTGCTGATCGCGGGGGCGCTGATCGTCGGCGGGCTGGTCACGTTGATGATGCCGCGCGTCAAGGTGCAGCATGCGGCGGCGGTTTCGCCGAGCCGCGCCTGA
- a CDS encoding DUF2848 domain-containing protein, whose translation MQQVSFNVAERAGDSRAESAEVNRLTIAGWAGRDQAAIEHHIAELAELGVKRPSTTPCFYRLGAELLTQAEQIDVVGMKSSGEAECVLVHAKTGVLVTVGSDHTDREVEAYGVTVSKQVCPKPVARDAWRFDDVSAHWDQLELRAYAVTNGERRVYQKGSVSSLLPAADLLTRAPLAPGAAMFCGTLAVQGGIVGMADGDALELELHDPVLNRTLRHAYRVRALPIVE comes from the coding sequence ATGCAGCAGGTGTCTTTCAACGTGGCAGAACGTGCTGGCGACAGCCGCGCGGAGTCCGCCGAGGTCAATCGTCTAACCATCGCCGGCTGGGCCGGGCGCGATCAGGCCGCGATCGAGCATCACATTGCCGAACTGGCCGAACTCGGCGTGAAGCGGCCCTCCACCACACCGTGCTTCTATCGCCTCGGCGCCGAACTGCTGACGCAGGCCGAGCAGATCGACGTGGTCGGCATGAAGTCGAGCGGCGAAGCCGAATGCGTGCTGGTGCATGCGAAGACGGGCGTGCTCGTCACCGTCGGTTCGGACCACACCGACCGCGAAGTCGAGGCCTACGGCGTCACCGTCTCCAAACAGGTTTGCCCGAAACCGGTCGCGCGCGACGCCTGGCGTTTCGACGATGTATCCGCCCACTGGGATCAACTGGAATTGCGTGCTTATGCCGTGACCAACGGCGAGCGGCGCGTCTATCAGAAAGGCAGCGTGTCATCGCTGCTGCCGGCCGCCGATCTGCTCACGCGCGCGCCACTCGCGCCCGGCGCGGCGATGTTCTGCGGCACGCTGGCGGTACAGGGCGGCATCGTCGGCATGGCCGACGGCGACGCGCTCGAACTCGAATTGCACGATCCCGTTCTGAACCGCACGCTGCGCCACGCCTATCGCGTGCGCGCGCTCCCTATCGTCGAATGA
- a CDS encoding cation:proton antiporter yields MHHGIGFIQDLAVVMALAGVVTVLFHRLKQPVVLGYIAAGVIIGPYTPPFQLIHDEQTIQTLGELGVVFLMFSLGLEFSLRKLFKVGATAIVAALSEIVLMLWLGYEIGSAFGWSSMDSLFLGAILAISSTTIIVKALSELGLKRESFAQLVFGILIVEDILAIAMLVLLSGIAQTGQLSAGVAVVTLGKLLLFMTVSLVVGILVVPRALNYVARAKSDEMLLVSVLGFCFGFCLLVVKLDYSIALGAFLIGAIMAESRHLHRIEHLIAPLRDAFSAIFFVTIGLMLNPAVLVDYAWPIAVITLAVIVGKIVSCGLGTFLAGKDGRTAMRVGMTVSQIGEFSFIIASLGLTLKVTSAFLYPIAVAVSALTTLFTPYLIRAADPLTQRLGHAMPRTLANVFGMYGQWLGSLSTTSGEPTLFSMTRRIILQIAVNLALVAAIFLGVSYSAPYTSSLLAHWLSSEPMQRVVLWSAALVVSMPFLVAVYRKTKSLALLLAEVSVQPATAGRFTSAIRYAISDLVPVVSMVGVFLLVAALSGGILPPTGLLAAVLICAALLLALLWRWCVKIHAAMQIALRETFNEQPDP; encoded by the coding sequence ATGCATCATGGCATCGGCTTCATTCAGGACCTGGCGGTCGTGATGGCGCTCGCCGGCGTCGTCACCGTGCTGTTCCATCGCCTGAAACAGCCGGTGGTGCTGGGCTACATTGCCGCCGGCGTGATCATTGGGCCGTACACGCCGCCGTTCCAGCTGATCCACGACGAGCAGACCATCCAGACGCTCGGCGAACTCGGCGTGGTGTTCCTGATGTTTTCGCTCGGCCTCGAGTTCAGTCTGCGCAAGCTCTTCAAGGTCGGCGCCACTGCAATCGTCGCGGCGCTCTCCGAGATCGTGCTGATGTTGTGGCTCGGTTACGAAATCGGCAGCGCGTTCGGCTGGAGTTCGATGGATTCGCTGTTCCTCGGCGCGATCCTCGCCATCTCGTCGACCACGATCATCGTCAAGGCGCTCTCCGAACTGGGCCTGAAGCGCGAGAGCTTCGCGCAACTGGTGTTCGGCATTCTGATCGTCGAAGACATTCTCGCCATCGCGATGCTGGTCCTGCTCTCGGGCATTGCGCAGACCGGGCAGTTAAGCGCGGGCGTCGCCGTGGTTACGCTCGGCAAGCTGCTGCTGTTCATGACGGTGTCGCTGGTGGTCGGCATTCTGGTGGTGCCGCGCGCCCTGAACTACGTGGCGCGCGCGAAGAGCGACGAGATGCTGCTCGTCTCCGTGCTCGGCTTCTGCTTCGGCTTCTGTCTGCTGGTCGTGAAGCTCGACTACAGCATCGCGCTCGGCGCGTTCCTGATCGGCGCGATCATGGCCGAATCGCGCCATCTGCATCGGATCGAGCATCTGATCGCGCCGCTGCGCGACGCCTTTTCGGCGATCTTCTTCGTGACGATCGGTTTGATGCTGAACCCGGCCGTGCTGGTCGACTACGCATGGCCGATCGCGGTGATCACGCTGGCGGTGATCGTCGGCAAGATCGTGTCGTGCGGGCTCGGCACCTTTCTCGCAGGCAAGGACGGGCGCACGGCGATGCGGGTCGGCATGACCGTCTCGCAGATCGGCGAGTTCTCGTTCATCATCGCGTCGCTCGGTTTGACGCTGAAGGTGACGAGCGCGTTTCTGTATCCGATCGCGGTGGCGGTGTCCGCGTTGACCACGCTGTTTACGCCATACCTGATCCGCGCGGCCGACCCGCTGACCCAGCGCCTCGGTCACGCCATGCCGCGCACGCTCGCGAACGTGTTCGGCATGTACGGGCAATGGCTCGGCAGCCTGAGCACGACGAGCGGCGAGCCGACGCTGTTCAGCATGACGCGGCGGATCATTCTGCAGATCGCCGTCAATCTGGCGCTCGTCGCCGCGATTTTTCTGGGCGTGTCGTATAGCGCGCCTTATACCAGTTCGCTGCTCGCGCACTGGCTCAGTTCCGAACCGATGCAGCGCGTCGTGCTATGGAGCGCCGCACTGGTCGTGTCGATGCCGTTCCTGGTCGCCGTGTATCGCAAGACCAAGTCGCTGGCCTTGCTACTCGCCGAGGTCAGCGTGCAACCGGCTACAGCGGGGCGCTTCACGAGCGCGATCCGTTACGCGATCTCCGATCTGGTGCCGGTGGTCTCGATGGTCGGCGTGTTTCTGCTGGTCGCGGCGCTTTCAGGCGGCATTTTGCCGCCGACAGGCCTGCTTGCCGCGGTGCTCATCTGCGCCGCGTTGCTGCTCGCGCTGCTGTGGCGCTGGTGCGTGAAGATCCACGCGGCGATGCAAATCGCCTTGCGCGAGACTTTCAACGAACAGCCGGATCCTTAA
- a CDS encoding type 1 glutamine amidotransferase (Members of this family of hydrolases with an active site Cys residue belong to MEROPS family C26.) translates to MSENKPENAGKPGDLTRPSASPAPSGTPTTGLTPEEPAASLPLSHEDAIQSPIKDAVTSPTHAGTASATTPAAEQAAVRSSTDDPDSASAVTPTDPHAARQRDAAEARSSAAASTAQQEAEVHEKEARRAGTFAAKPAPKPAPTFASSEAVDGELITSVEDATVIEEVPRPAEQKAGSPPPGFGAAPDFTASNPPPPNALPPSPPRYLKHNDSAWTVFGRIVAARARQLFDRAGQRITQRTLRIGVSARIFHPEPGAKGLRGKTLQYLEESIAHWVMSRDVLVFMIPTVGHQGMLHPSNIRLRDYAKHLDGLLLQGGADVSPQSYAEQAISHEWPGDRVRDMYELELLHEFIESGKPVLGVCRGCQLINVAFGGTLYQDIATDVPTAGAHVNEDYDQHRHGIHFPDGSTLANMFPGQRDAIVNSIHHQAVKTLGRDLNIEAVSASDGIIEAVRYRRAPFVMGVQWHPEFHRAGGAELLDCTPLLDTFLRVARETRF, encoded by the coding sequence ATGAGCGAAAACAAACCTGAAAACGCCGGCAAGCCCGGCGATCTGACGCGGCCTTCGGCGTCGCCAGCGCCGTCCGGCACGCCGACAACTGGCTTGACGCCGGAAGAACCGGCGGCCTCGCTGCCTCTCTCGCACGAAGATGCCATCCAGTCTCCGATCAAGGACGCAGTGACGTCGCCGACCCATGCCGGCACCGCGTCTGCTACCACGCCGGCGGCGGAGCAGGCAGCCGTGCGATCGTCGACCGACGATCCCGACAGCGCGTCGGCCGTCACGCCTACTGATCCGCACGCGGCGCGGCAACGCGACGCAGCCGAAGCACGCAGTTCGGCCGCCGCATCCACCGCGCAGCAGGAAGCCGAGGTTCATGAAAAGGAAGCCCGGCGCGCCGGAACATTCGCCGCGAAACCTGCTCCGAAACCCGCGCCGACCTTCGCGAGCAGCGAAGCTGTCGACGGCGAGCTGATTACCTCGGTGGAAGACGCCACCGTTATCGAAGAGGTCCCGCGCCCCGCCGAGCAGAAGGCCGGCTCGCCGCCGCCCGGTTTCGGCGCGGCGCCTGACTTCACCGCGTCCAATCCACCGCCGCCCAATGCATTGCCGCCGTCGCCGCCGCGCTATCTGAAGCACAACGATTCGGCGTGGACCGTGTTCGGGCGCATCGTCGCGGCGCGCGCGCGGCAATTGTTCGATCGCGCGGGCCAACGGATCACGCAGCGCACGCTGCGCATCGGCGTGTCGGCGCGCATCTTCCATCCGGAGCCGGGTGCGAAGGGATTGCGCGGAAAAACCTTGCAGTATCTCGAGGAATCGATTGCGCATTGGGTCATGTCGCGCGACGTGCTGGTGTTCATGATTCCGACGGTCGGTCATCAAGGCATGCTGCATCCGAGCAATATCCGTTTGCGTGATTACGCGAAGCATCTCGACGGCCTGCTGTTGCAAGGCGGCGCCGACGTCTCGCCGCAGTCTTACGCGGAACAGGCAATCAGCCACGAGTGGCCTGGCGACCGCGTGCGCGACATGTACGAACTCGAACTGCTGCACGAGTTCATCGAGTCGGGCAAGCCGGTGCTCGGCGTGTGCCGGGGCTGTCAACTGATCAACGTGGCGTTTGGCGGCACCTTGTATCAGGACATCGCCACCGATGTGCCGACCGCCGGCGCCCACGTCAACGAGGACTACGATCAGCATCGGCACGGAATTCACTTCCCCGACGGCTCGACGCTCGCGAATATGTTTCCTGGCCAACGCGATGCGATCGTCAACTCGATTCACCATCAGGCGGTGAAGACACTCGGCCGCGATCTCAATATCGAAGCCGTGTCGGCGTCGGACGGCATCATCGAGGCCGTGCGCTACCGGCGTGCGCCGTTCGTGATGGGCGTGCAATGGCATCCGGAGTTTCATCGTGCGGGCGGCGCGGAGTTGCTCGACTGCACGCCGTTGCTCGATACCTTCCTGCGAGTGGCGCGCGAAACGCGTTTTTAA
- a CDS encoding DUF2968 domain-containing protein produces the protein MKYPLIVRRAMLLATSCALLQQGGLVLAAQGGEAAPMAGTRPAINTLTPQPAADALRNTASASPAAASDAQGNVAELMQMIHDAKLSELRTTYNGSYGASLFFYPQEMTYYVALFQDKHFWRVLKSEDAARAEAVYAGFAQQTTQLADVEIRRTQLQAQKAYIEDIIALSEDRAKRLQADLDVARTQQAKVNDYQRQTQGEAAALHAEKERAQAQLRQVQGEVMQLQRQTEMGLPIQK, from the coding sequence ATGAAGTACCCCTTAATTGTACGGCGCGCCATGCTGCTCGCGACTTCGTGTGCGCTGTTGCAGCAGGGCGGTCTCGTACTGGCAGCGCAAGGCGGCGAGGCCGCGCCGATGGCCGGCACGAGGCCCGCCATTAACACCCTGACGCCGCAGCCCGCGGCCGACGCGCTGCGCAACACGGCGTCAGCCTCACCGGCTGCGGCTAGCGATGCGCAAGGCAATGTCGCCGAGCTCATGCAGATGATTCACGACGCAAAGCTAAGCGAACTGCGCACCACGTATAACGGCAGTTACGGCGCCAGTCTGTTTTTCTATCCGCAGGAAATGACGTACTACGTCGCGTTGTTCCAGGACAAACATTTCTGGCGCGTGCTCAAGTCCGAAGACGCCGCGCGCGCGGAAGCGGTCTATGCGGGCTTCGCCCAGCAGACCACGCAACTCGCCGATGTCGAGATTCGTCGCACGCAGTTGCAGGCGCAGAAGGCGTATATCGAAGACATCATTGCGTTATCGGAAGATCGCGCCAAGCGTCTGCAAGCCGATCTCGACGTGGCTCGCACGCAGCAAGCCAAGGTCAACGACTATCAGCGTCAGACGCAAGGCGAAGCGGCCGCGCTGCACGCGGAGAAGGAAAGGGCGCAGGCGCAGTTGCGCCAGGTGCAAGGCGAAGTGATGCAATTGCAGCGCCAAACCGAGATGGGATTGCCGATTCAGAAGTAG
- a CDS encoding GNAT family N-acetyltransferase, which yields MRTTPALSLRPATLADAALIASIHSSSWQATYRGLLPEAFLDGEVTQERAAYWEARLSAPGGERRIVLIAELAGEAAGFVCVERQPESSWGVLLDNLHARPAYQGIGVGKLLMRAAEDWARAQGEAQLYLYVLQGNTPAIGFYERQGWQFAGAEPDHMGGVDITALRYVYRLDRRLDR from the coding sequence ATGCGAACCACCCCCGCTCTTTCACTGCGCCCCGCGACGCTCGCGGATGCCGCGCTCATTGCTTCGATCCACAGCAGCAGTTGGCAGGCCACTTATCGCGGCCTGCTGCCCGAAGCCTTTCTCGACGGCGAAGTCACGCAGGAGCGCGCCGCGTACTGGGAGGCTCGTCTCAGCGCGCCCGGCGGCGAACGGCGCATCGTGCTGATCGCCGAACTCGCGGGCGAGGCGGCCGGGTTTGTGTGCGTTGAACGTCAACCGGAGTCCAGTTGGGGCGTGCTGCTCGATAACCTGCACGCGCGGCCGGCCTACCAGGGTATCGGAGTCGGCAAGCTGCTGATGCGAGCCGCCGAAGACTGGGCTCGCGCGCAAGGCGAGGCGCAACTCTATCTGTACGTGCTCCAGGGAAATACGCCGGCGATCGGTTTCTACGAGCGGCAAGGCTGGCAATTTGCCGGCGCCGAACCGGATCATATGGGCGGCGTGGACATTACCGCGTTGCGCTACGTATACAGACTCGACCGCAGACTCGACCGGTAG